A stretch of Cicer arietinum cultivar CDC Frontier isolate Library 1 chromosome 5, Cicar.CDCFrontier_v2.0, whole genome shotgun sequence DNA encodes these proteins:
- the LOC101491986 gene encoding protein CHROMATIN REMODELING 5-like isoform X6, whose translation MIWIMVYLSFDMIYDKILWRLVRLQCQFMGRWLIFSIGRAKKFDEQPERLKGGKLRDYQLEGLNFLVNSWRNDTNVVLADEMDLGKTVQSISMLGFL comes from the exons ATGATTTGGATCATGGTCTATCTATCATTTGACATgatttatgataaaatattatgGAG GCTCGTGAGGCTGCAATGTCAGTTCATGGGAAGATGGTTGATCTTCAGCATAGGAAGAGCAAAG AAATTTGACGAACAACCTGAACGGTTGAAGGGTGGAAAGCTTCGTGACTATCAACTTGAGGGTCTGAATTTTCTTGTTAACAG TTGGAGAAATGATACAAATGTTGTTTTAGCCGATGAAATGGATCTTGGTAAAACTGTTCAGTCAATATCTATGCTTGGTTTTCTATAG
- the LOC101491986 gene encoding protein CHROMATIN REMODELING 5-like isoform X2, with the protein MIDGVSAQVRSWSYGNLSKRDALRFSRSVMKFGNESQINLISAEVGGAVGAAPLQAQTELFDVLIDGCREAVELESLDLKGPLLDFFGVPVKANELLIRVQEFQLLAKCITRYEDPIAQFRVLTYLKPLNWSKGCGWNQIDDARLLLGVYYHGFGS; encoded by the exons ATGATTGATGGAGTATCTGCCCAAGTGAGAAGCTGGTCATATGGGAATTTGTCTAAACGAGATGCACTCCGATTTTCTCGTTCA GTTATGAAGTTTGGGAATGAGAGCCAAATCAACTTGATTTCTGCTGAGGTTGGTGGTGCAGTAGGAGCTGCTCCACTTCAAGCACAAACGGAACTCTTCGATGTTTTAATTGATGGCTGTAGAGAAGCTGTGGAACTTGAAAGTCTGGATCTGAAG GGGCCTTTGTTGGATTTCTTTGGTGTCCCAGTGAAGGCGAATGAGTTACTTATCCGTGTGCAAGAATTTCAACTCCTAGCAAAGTGCATTACTCGGTATGAAGATCCCATTGCACAATTCCGTGTTTTAACATATCTCAAACCTTTAAACTGGTCAAAAGGTTGTGGATGGAATCAAA TTGATGATGCAAGATTGCTTCTTGGAGTATATTATCATGGATTTGGTAGTTGA
- the LOC101491986 gene encoding protein CHROMATIN REMODELING 5-like isoform X7, translating to MEAREAAMSVHGKMVDLQHRKSKASLQKFDEQPERLKGGKLRDYQLEGLNFLVNSWRNDTNVVLADEMDLGKTVQSISMLGFL from the exons atgGAG GCTCGTGAGGCTGCAATGTCAGTTCATGGGAAGATGGTTGATCTTCAGCATAGGAAGAGCAAAG CAAGTTTGCAGAAATTTGACGAACAACCTGAACGGTTGAAGGGTGGAAAGCTTCGTGACTATCAACTTGAGGGTCTGAATTTTCTTGTTAACAG TTGGAGAAATGATACAAATGTTGTTTTAGCCGATGAAATGGATCTTGGTAAAACTGTTCAGTCAATATCTATGCTTGGTTTTCTATAG
- the LOC101491986 gene encoding protein CHROMATIN REMODELING 5-like isoform X5 has protein sequence MILKDNSDNVISEYLVKWQGLAREAAMSVHGKMVDLQHRKSKASLQKFDEQPERLKGGKLRDYQLEGLNFLVNSWRNDTNVVLADEMDLGKTVQSISMLGFL, from the exons ATGATTCTCAAAGACAATTCTGACAATGTTATTTCAGAGTATTTGGTCAAGTGGCAAGGACTA GCTCGTGAGGCTGCAATGTCAGTTCATGGGAAGATGGTTGATCTTCAGCATAGGAAGAGCAAAG CAAGTTTGCAGAAATTTGACGAACAACCTGAACGGTTGAAGGGTGGAAAGCTTCGTGACTATCAACTTGAGGGTCTGAATTTTCTTGTTAACAG TTGGAGAAATGATACAAATGTTGTTTTAGCCGATGAAATGGATCTTGGTAAAACTGTTCAGTCAATATCTATGCTTGGTTTTCTATAG